One Yoonia sp. BS5-3 genomic window carries:
- a CDS encoding DUF5333 domain-containing protein — MKKTTVFAFGMMAAVIGFAGSVCAQTALKDVQYVRDGIIHVGMAYEISERCDSLRPRTLRGLGFLNSLRDHARDLGYSDDQIDDYVNDRAEKDRLEGMARAELARLGANADDDASFCAVGRAQMAANTRVGWLLR, encoded by the coding sequence ATGAAAAAGACAACTGTTTTTGCTTTTGGGATGATGGCCGCAGTGATTGGCTTTGCAGGGAGTGTTTGTGCGCAAACCGCCCTGAAAGACGTCCAGTATGTGCGCGACGGGATTATTCATGTCGGCATGGCCTATGAGATATCTGAGCGCTGCGACAGCTTGCGCCCACGCACATTGCGCGGCCTTGGGTTTTTGAACTCTTTACGCGACCACGCCAGAGATCTTGGATATTCGGACGATCAGATCGACGATTATGTGAATGATCGCGCGGAGAAGGATCGGCTTGAGGGCATGGCCCGTGCCGAACTGGCCCGTCTTGGCGCAAATGCCGATGATGATGCATCCTTTTGCGCCGTTGGCCGTGCACAGATGGCGGCCAACACCCGTGTTGGCTGGCTCTTGCGTTAA
- the nuoF gene encoding NADH-quinone oxidoreductase subunit NuoF, translating into MLKDENRIFTNLYGMHDRTLAGAKKRGHWDGTAAIIKKGRDWIVNEMKTSGLRGRGGAGFPTGLKWSFMPKESDGRPAYLVVNADESEPGTCKDREIMRHDPHTLVEGCLIASFAMKAHACYIYIRGEYIREKEALQAAIDEAYAAGLVGKNAAKSGWDFDIYLTHGAGAYICGEETALIESLEGKKGMPRMKPPFPAGAGLYGCPTTVNNVESIAVVPTILRRGGDWFASMGRPNNAGTKLFAISGHVNNPCVVEEEMSISFEELIEKHCGGIRGGWDNLKAVIPGGSSVPCVRGEHMRDAIMDFDALKEKGSSLGTAAVIVMDNSVDMVKAIWRLSKFYKHESCGQCTPCREGTGWMMRVMARLVKGDATPDEIDMLLDVTKQVEGHTICALGDAAAWPIQGLIKNFRDEIEDRIKDKRLAGMAAE; encoded by the coding sequence ATGCTCAAAGACGAAAACCGGATCTTTACAAACCTTTACGGCATGCATGACCGGACGCTTGCGGGTGCGAAGAAGCGCGGTCATTGGGATGGCACCGCCGCCATCATCAAAAAGGGCCGCGACTGGATCGTCAATGAGATGAAGACATCCGGCCTGCGTGGTCGGGGCGGTGCGGGTTTTCCCACAGGTCTGAAATGGTCCTTCATGCCCAAGGAAAGCGATGGTCGCCCGGCCTATCTGGTGGTCAATGCTGACGAATCAGAGCCGGGCACCTGCAAAGACCGTGAGATCATGCGTCATGACCCGCATACGCTGGTCGAAGGCTGCCTGATCGCTAGTTTCGCGATGAAAGCCCATGCCTGCTACATCTATATTCGCGGCGAATATATCCGCGAGAAAGAGGCCCTGCAGGCGGCCATTGATGAAGCTTATGCTGCGGGCCTTGTTGGCAAAAACGCTGCCAAGTCGGGCTGGGATTTTGATATTTACCTGACCCATGGGGCAGGGGCCTATATTTGCGGTGAAGAAACCGCTTTGATCGAAAGCCTTGAGGGCAAAAAGGGCATGCCGCGCATGAAGCCGCCGTTTCCGGCAGGCGCGGGCCTTTATGGTTGCCCGACGACAGTGAACAACGTCGAATCGATTGCGGTGGTCCCGACCATTCTGCGCCGGGGCGGCGATTGGTTCGCCTCAATGGGGCGTCCCAACAACGCGGGCACCAAGCTGTTTGCGATTTCCGGCCATGTGAACAACCCTTGTGTGGTTGAAGAGGAAATGTCGATTTCCTTTGAAGAACTCATCGAAAAGCATTGCGGTGGCATTCGCGGTGGTTGGGATAACCTCAAGGCCGTGATCCCGGGTGGCTCATCGGTGCCATGTGTGCGCGGAGAGCATATGCGTGATGCGATCATGGATTTTGATGCGCTCAAGGAAAAGGGTTCGTCCCTTGGAACGGCGGCGGTGATTGTCATGGATAACTCGGTCGACATGGTCAAAGCGATCTGGCGATTGTCCAAGTTCTATAAACATGAAAGCTGCGGCCAGTGCACCCCTTGCCGCGAAGGGACCGGCTGGATGATGCGCGTTATGGCCCGTTTGGTGAAAGGGGATGCAACCCCTGATGAAATTGATATGCTGCTGGATGTGACCAAGCAGGTTGAGGGGCACACGATTTGTGCGCTCGGCGATGCGGCGGCATGGCCCATTCAGGGTCTGATCAAGAATTTCCGGGACGAGATCGAGGACCGGATCAAAGATAAACGGCTAGCGGGGATGGCTGCAGAATGA
- a CDS encoding NADH:ubiquinone oxidoreductase codes for MKDTAPISRAMIAIAAAFGVLAALIALIFFKYGFFGALFLGIIIGAIVLVILMLGWQQTGDEAITPPASAAAPTPAPAPAPAPTPEPAPAPAPAASAAAATATTTAPVEEEKAPAAKEPAPEKEVVKEEAAKPAAAEKTAAKKPAAAKKTTTAKKATTEKKAAAKKAPAAKKEKAAAPAPATEGKPEFLSAAREGGPDDLKQIKGVGPKLETTLHEMGVFHFDQIAAWGPAEQAWMDDNLAGFKGRATRDDWVAQAKTLAAGGATEFSSKVKKGGVY; via the coding sequence ATGAAAGATACTGCACCAATCAGCCGTGCGATGATTGCCATTGCCGCCGCTTTCGGCGTCCTTGCCGCGCTTATCGCCCTGATCTTTTTCAAATATGGCTTTTTCGGCGCCCTTTTCCTGGGCATCATTATTGGCGCAATTGTTTTGGTCATCTTGATGCTTGGCTGGCAGCAAACAGGTGATGAGGCGATTACGCCGCCGGCTTCCGCCGCTGCTCCAACGCCTGCGCCAGCTCCGGCACCTGCGCCAACCCCGGAACCGGCACCTGCGCCAGCGCCCGCTGCTTCGGCCGCCGCTGCTACCGCCACGACCACCGCGCCGGTCGAAGAAGAAAAAGCGCCTGCTGCAAAAGAGCCAGCGCCTGAAAAAGAAGTGGTGAAGGAAGAAGCGGCGAAACCTGCCGCAGCCGAGAAGACTGCCGCCAAGAAACCTGCGGCTGCCAAGAAAACGACCACTGCGAAAAAGGCCACCACTGAAAAGAAAGCCGCTGCCAAGAAGGCGCCTGCGGCCAAAAAGGAAAAGGCTGCCGCGCCTGCGCCAGCGACCGAAGGCAAGCCTGAATTTCTAAGTGCTGCGCGTGAGGGCGGCCCTGATGATCTGAAGCAGATCAAGGGTGTTGGGCCCAAGCTTGAAACAACTTTGCACGAGATGGGCGTGTTCCATTTTGATCAGATCGCTGCATGGGGTCCGGCTGAGCAAGCCTGGATGGATGACAATCTGGCCGGTTTCAAAGGCCGCGCCACCCGTGATGACTGGGTTGCGCAGGCCAAGACACTTGCTGCGGGCGGCGCAACCGAATTTTCAAGCAAAGTGAAGAAAGGCGGCGTCTACTAG
- a CDS encoding DUF5337 domain-containing protein, with the protein MTQHGHTDQGKAGQRAALIIAGTGALWVLLGLIGEEYGWSNRVRLLIDLAALCGFGFGLWRIFRLWRQRQDEKGGT; encoded by the coding sequence ATGACGCAGCACGGACACACAGATCAAGGTAAGGCAGGACAACGCGCCGCGTTGATCATCGCCGGAACCGGTGCTTTATGGGTTCTGCTGGGCCTGATCGGTGAAGAATATGGCTGGTCCAATCGCGTGCGATTGCTGATTGATCTTGCGGCACTCTGCGGTTTCGGCTTTGGGCTGTGGCGGATATTTAGGCTCTGGCGCCAACGCCAGGATGAAAAGGGCGGGACATAA